The segment TGTCGTGTGGCCTGTCAGTGTTCAGTTACAGGACCGATTACACAACAAGTTACAGATGCATTGTCACAGTTTAATAACAGATTCCAAAGCTAAATTAGTCCAATTATCAGCAACGGCCACATTCATTTCATTACCTCTTGTTTCCTTAGATAATTAGTTACTTTGTGAGCAGTTATTGGCCTgagtaaatataaattatatatccAAATATAATGTTGCATGCCAAATATAGACAAACTTTGTTCCATTGTTACAGCATGAATTACTAGTAAAGCTCCTTTTGTCCATTTCATACTGATATAGTACATCACAGATGTACTGGTATTTGTGGTATAGTGATATATAATATGTTTGCCAATAAGTAACAAGAAACCTcattaaagaaatttaaatatatGATGCCACTATATACATTTTTGCACTGTAAAATTCAACCAAAAACTTAATTATGACAATTATAAATTTTACTGTGTTaatatattaagaaaaaaactaacatCAAGTACATTGGTAGTAAacttcattattaaatgttaatctCAGGTCAGACGATCACGTATCTGTTGCGGTacttcaaatgttcaaatgcaTGTTCAATGTAAAACATAACATTACTGACTGAGACTAGTCGTCTCTTATAGCTGTTTGTCCTGATATATACTCAGAAGTTTTGGTCttgctaaatgtaaaaaagtgtAAACCTCTTACCATGCGTCATAAAGTAGAGCAGACATGGATGTAGAAATAGAAAGGCCAGCCCTAGCATTTGGGCCACCATGGTATCATGATGCTCCTCAGTCCGACAACCTCTTAGCTCGAAAAAATGCAGGAGAGATGTTTAAGCAGTGAAACTTTTAGATCACAAAAACTTCAGGCATCCCCAGACGCCTGAGCTTGTTTCATACCCTTTCCGAACCAGAGGTTTCCAGTTGAAGACACTGACTTCATtaggtggagaggaggaaggcaCGGAGCGGCACTAAACTGATTTGGACTCAATTATTCATGtgtttctcctttctctctagCCCTCTTTCTTTCCCCTGCAGGGCTAGAGTAACATGGTGATATTGAGCTCATTTATTATAAAAGACAGCTGCATGGGTGGACAGTTTAGCCTTacgcacgcagacacacacacacacacacacacacacacagtttcaattcaatcaattcaattcaattcaacagcCGATACTGAAGATGtgtcagttgttttttattatattcatgGTGGGTATGTTTTAACATGTTCACTCAGCTAAGACTTAGATGCTGTTTGCTGATGCTGCAGATAGAAACCGTTGTTGTTTCAACCAGCCTTACAATGCTAGGACACAAAGAGCTGGATGAAATGAGGGATTAAAAGGATTTATTTCTTACGTTTTCTTTGccctttgtttgtttctgtacaagctaaacaaaaacaaatcttatacccaacacaaacagcaggaggTTGATTTAGGAGGTGATGAGATCAGCAAAAACATTCCTTTATTTCATGAAGATCTGAAGATCTGTTTCTTGTCATCTTGTCCTCATCAGCTGTAAAATTAATGGCTCCAGATTTTCATTCCAGAGGTCATGCGGGGACCCGAGAGCAGAGCAAACCCTACTGATGGGATTAGGATTAAAATAGATTTGGAAATCTGGCAGCGATGCTCCGTGTTTCCACACAACATGCTGTGACCTCAACGTTTAAAGATGTAAAGCTGCGGCGTCTAATTAATGAGATGCTAATCCTGCGTGGACACGCTATCTGATCTCTAAAACAATTAtttctgttcagtgttttaatgatTCTTCTTGTGAGCGCATGCGTTTTTataacagagaaagaaaggcgGCGGCGGTGGAGCCACGAATATGTAATGTGAGATGTTTGTCATGAATGAATGCAGGACCGAGATCAGATTGCCTCACTTGGCAGAGATGACGACTGAGGGCTTTTAGTCAGTCATCAACAGTACATCCATGCAAAATAACTCCTCGGTGAGGTGAAATTATAGTACTTATTAGTACACACACCTTGTACATGATGAATGATTCTTCAAGTTTCTTTCTTGGAAAGCACGACTATATGATTCACCTGGTTTGTGGTTCTCCAGTCATCAGTTGTGACACAGTCTCTTTTGAGCCTCGAGCAAAATGACACCAGCTGTTTCATACATTGGAGTTTGTGTCGTATTTAGTGGAGAAATCGAATTGATTTCATGTGAATACAATGGCAGGAAGTGAATCATTCATCAGGACAGAGCAGATGATAATAACTAGATCTAGAGCCACCAAACCAGGCACAACCACCCTGAGGAGGCTTTATATTTAATCTGATGGTGAATCCTCTGGAAAGTGTGCTATGCCAAGAAAGGCAGGAATAGAAAATAAGAGTGAAGCTCAGACATGAACATCCCACTGAGAGCTGGACATGGGGTACAAACCTAGGTTTGCTCAGGATGTTGAGAATTCATTGTCAAGGATTTCAAACACAAACTTCTGTGCACTGGAGAGGTCTCAGTTTTATTACAAACCCAATGCTCTGTGCACCACCAGTTACACAACAAGCTGACTGCTTTATGAGTTTTCACAGAAAGCTACACAATCAGCATGCTGAGACCTCTTTTCACCACAGATATGTTAGTTGTGGTGTCCACCACACCCTCTGACAACCAATCGCattaattaaacacaacataacacaCAACACCAGTGCCATAATTCCTTGAGCGAGAGCCACAAACTGTTCGTCTACAGTATTTAATGCACTGAACTACAACTGAAATTATGCACATAAGTGAAGTAGATTTGAAATCATTGACACGTTAAGTACAGAGTTAGTAAGCTGAAATTACATAATTTAAGTACAGATATCAAAGTCTAAATTTAGTAGGTTActtacataaatatacataatgtTATAACACAATATACTGATTTAGCTTTCTAGTGATTTTACCAGTACTACTACACTTCTCTTCAGCACTTTGTAACTCTAACAGTGTCttggaaacattttcaaatgtaataaaattacatttcttatGTGCAGGTTAGTCAATAGTTGCTGAAACgttatttaaagcatttaaagtaatgtactaacaaaacatttatgtatatgtgtttgtgtattatttattaatacacTAAATTACAATGTATGTAGTAGTGCttatttgtttacttgtttacatttacagaaGTACTAGAGAGAGAGTAATGTACTTTTGACTGGTAAAcctacatattatatatgtttttgttgcactTTTTTGTAGGCAAAATATTGTCCATATGAAAGCACTTTTTACCTGGATAAACATCAGTCTACATACCTgcattttaatgattaaaaaatgCAGATTGAGTATTTTATGATTTGAAAGCAGCACAAAGAAGCTGACACGTCATTAACCTCTAAGTCAATTTAGCCAAGAAACATTTGTGTATCTAGATGTACTCACCAGCTAGTTGCTAAGTTAGTGCATCTGCTTTCTCACTGGCAACGACCAAATTTACACAACAAGcactaaaacatttctgatcAAACAGTGTGCAGTTGACCTTCAATTGCTAACCCATATGTCATAGAgaacatcaaataaaatgttcatcacCTTGTAGTAGAAAACCACTGATAAAAGTTTCCAGGatactttttatttaagtgcTAAAAATTCAAGATTTACCCAACAACCAGTGTCAATGAATACTAAAACCCACAGAtaccacaaacaaaaacatacatttcataAATCGACAAAATGtcttcagtaaataaaaatgttttttcattgcAAATGATACAAAATACAAGCAGAGTAAAAGATTACACCAGGACAGGAGGTAAAACCAGGAAGCGCACTGACAGTCAGTACAACGAGGAATAAAGAGAGTGGGCAACAGAGATAAAGTCGGGAATCAGAatattttttgctttcttttctttttttacaaaatgataCAGTAAAGAATAAAGTAGGGAGTCAACCACAACAGACATCACGAGATAATCCCATCTGTTCAGTTTGAAGTAATTCTCAATCAAATGCACTGTAATACAGCCATGCAATAGAAATTCAAATCGTCTTTACCTTGACCTTGCTCTAACATGCACATAAAACTTTCCAGCAAACACGGTTCCACAATTTTCTCTAACCAGAGATTAGattacacaataacaaacatacaaatgagagaaaatgtccaaaaaacaaaagctgcattATGCATCTGACCTCCACAACAGTGCAGACACGGCCCCATAGTCCAGGATTCAACATATTTTTCCAGCTTTCTCTTGGGAACAGTTTGATCTCAAATCAGGTTTCATCAACCTCCACTGTGGGGTTTCAGTTTTGTAGTGACATGTTGGCTCAGACGTATTGCTCTTTGGGAAATGTGTATGCGGCCACTCCAGGGGGAGGAGAAGACAGACCCGGTACTGAGGGGTATTTGAATATGGCCGTGGCGtgtgaaggaggagagaaggtgTTCTTTGAcatggtggtgctgctgctgctgctgctagcaGGGGTTGACTGTGAGTGATACGGGTGCTGAGGCAGAAATGAAAGAGGAGGGTTAATAGGAGGGGAGTAAGGCTCGGGGTAGTCCTCCTTGTTGCAGGCCAGTCTGTAGCTCACATAGTCTGCTGTGCTGGGAAGCTCTTCATAAAACCGTCCTGAATGCTGGAGTAAAACAAGAACAGatattaaagacattaaagacaTGCAACATCTCACAGCAGATAAACAACATCACATAAACCcctgtttgtttacatctgtgCATTTCTAAGTGTAATAAATGATCCTCCATAAAAAAGTCTTTAAGTATcaaaagtttgttaaatttatgCTCTGACCAGCTGCTAATGTCTGTCTAATTGTCGGCTGTCAGAGGAGAAAGTGCATCACAAGTTGATTTGTATGAGACTGTGTAGCTGCAGGTTGGTCTGggtgcccatgctgaccccaCCACCAGGTGGAGGTAATGTGGCGGCTCATTGGTGTACTGTTCACATGTGCAGCAACCTGAGCAGAGGTCTAATCAGCCACAAAGACTAAGTAcatctgtgtgggtgtgcacaGCATTTAATATATGAGCTCTAGAAATTAAAAAGTCCTACCATTAAAATGTTAGCAGGctgcaaaatgttaaaatctcaAACAACATTattgaaaatggaaaattattattaccatacatacagtaacagaACACACAATGAGCATTAGGAACTAGTCTTAGAGCTAAAATACCTTGTTTCACTTAAACACACTGACAATTCTTTGAACATGTGAGATGTAAACCACAAACTTAACACACATGGTACCTGGATATCATCTCCTGGTCTTTTTCTGATTGGCTGGGACAGTTTTCTGGATGGGGAGTCATTTCTGATCAAAGAAATCAGAGAATAAAAAGTAGTAATAGAGCATTAGAAAGCACGTTGGGCTGAACAAGCAGGTGAAACAATGGCATGGAGGCATTTACATACGAGGAGTTGTCTTTTCTGCTTCTTATTTTGAGCACCAGGACTGTGACTGTAATGCCCATGAGCACTCCGGCAGCCAGTAATAAGGCGATTACACTGATGACATCGCTTGTTGCAATCTGTGGTACTGGCTtatctgcacagaaaacacacacacacacacacacacacacacacacacaccttaataaaaacacttctaATTAACAACTTTATGTTGAAAGGTACAGTGCTCAGGTAAACGTACCTACAATGCTGACCTCCACAGACCCTGACCTTGTCCCGATGCTGTTGGTTGCATCACAAACATAGATACCTTGCATGTCATATGTGACCGGCCCCTTAAAGGTAAGGACGTTGTCCCGGATCTCAGCATTACTTGGAATGGTGCCATTAATCCTGCAGAACACacggaaaacaaaacaaaaaaacaaatgagaaacactgaaactttGTCCATGTGAATAACTAAGTAAAGATTCAATGCTCTAATCATTTGTTACCTTGAAAATGAATTTGCTTCAAATCACCAAATTAACATAATGGGAATTTTAAGCAAATCGAACAAATTGTAACACACGTCTCAAACTCTTTTGATCCTTTGTATTTGCAGGTTTGGACTCTGACAGTAAATGTGgggtgaaacacaaacagagtcGTACTCACACTTTCCACTGatacagagacacagcaggGTTGGCATCAGCTTGGCAGCTGAGCTGGACGTTCTCGCGGTTCAGGTACCAGTTTCCATCAAACCCATCCACTGAAACATCTGGCTCATCTggtacacacaaacagcataaaTGAAGCCTGTAAAACGAAGTTCTTCACTATGAACCATGTTGTTATGTGCCGCATAAGAAAGACTTACACTGAATATCGAGGGTGACGCTGTCAGTGAAGACCTCCTCGTTATAGCTCGTGACACATGTGAGCGTTtccttgtgtgtttctttgctgGGTACTAAAATGTAGTCACTCTGGACAGTAAATGTCCCGTCTGAGTTTCTGTACTCTCGTGTGCTCACCTCTCCCGGCACCCTCGTCTCCCACCTGAGGAATCAGTGCCGAGACATATATTCACATAGACACGTTATTATACACTTAACCGAAGGGGAGAGTTTAATTTTTATGCATGTATTGGAAGGTGAAatatgagaaaaagaaacagaatatagaaaatgtaaaaatatagtaGTGTTTTTATCAGTGAGATTAATGAACTGAAGAAAGTCATTTATCAAAGTTTAAACTGCTAATCTCTGGCTTAATGAAGTGAAATCACCAACGAAGCTGTTGTTGCAATGCAAACCATAGCACACACTGGAAAAAAGGAGTATGAATCCAAGACACAAAACACTTGCatacacaaaaaacaagcacacacctGATGGTACCAGGTGGTTTTCCATTAGCAGAGACACAGGTGGCCACTGGTGTTTTCAGATTGGATGAGCGAGCCACCAGTGTCGGTGTGGACAGGCTCATCTGAGTTGTTGGGCGAACTGAGGGAACAAGAATGAGCAAAAGCACTGAGTTGATCTGGCATGCAAATGATTTTAGAGCATTAAAATGTAGTATAAtgttaataaactgttttataaaCTGAAATGACCAAATTAATCATcagaaaaactttatttaatttaataacttGGCTTATAAAACTcttgaaaatacaaaatcatcCATCAGTATTTTCTGAACTTGTCTGCCTCTATATGCTTCAAATCTGGAACTTCACACTTAATCTTATTAAAAATCAGATCATCCCCCCCCTGCCTTACCGTAGACAGTGAGGTTTACAGTGTTCTCTCGGTTCCCTGCAGGGAACGTGGTGTATTCACATATGTACGTGGCCTCGTCAATGAGCCGCAGCGAGGAGAAGTTGATGGTGGTGTCTTCAAGATTTGGAGTTCGTCGTCTCACCGCTGGGTTCCTGAAGGTGACACGGTCCCTGTAAGGTGGGGCCACAGACACGCCCAGGGAGGGATTGGCGATCGCCACGTTCTGTTTAGTGCCGTTCACCAGTTTCTGCCAGGTTACCTCGAGAAATAAGGATAGATGCaatttaatgtattaataataaggTGTGTTCGTGGTACAATGTAAAGTATGTAGCATATGTGTAATAATTCCtattatagttttatagttGCATAGTTAAATTATAAGAACAAGAAATAAACTAGATGTGTAATGAAGTGAAGTTTATCAGAACATTCAAATCTAAggaataaaatatgtaaatgtaggTTGGTGGAGGTTTTATTGCAATAACAAAGTATCTAGATTCATACTGGATTCATCAAAAGATGTTTAAGAAAACAGCTCATGCAGAAACTGCAAATAACCAGTTTAtttgcagacaaacacagacacagtgtttaTGCTGATTTATCTGTAATTAGGAAGGTATGCTCTGGGTGTATTATTTGTTTACTTCAGTCCGCGACCAAATACCTGGGAGATTTTGACAGGCGGGGAGCTGTTAATGAACCGACAACGCAAGTCCACCTTGGAGCCAACATACCCCGACTTCCCATCATCCATTTCTACAGTCTGGCCGTCTATTcctggaggagaaacacaacaagagcaaatgacacaaaaaacacttcCAGCAATGTTGGGCacgcacacaaacgcacacatgtTGGCAGCGTCAGACTGGCACGGTCTAAGCCGTTCACAGTCGCCACGGCACGTTGAGCTTATAAAGTGAGCTGAGCTGTCAGCGTGAGAGGTGAGCTGAGGTCAAAGGTCGTGGATTAGAGTGAGGAATAAATAACCACGATTTGTTTGACTACTGTCGCTGTTGACTTCCTCTTTAACAAATCCGCAGCTCGTCACTCCCACTTCCTGAACGTACATTGCTCACACGTGTTTACTTGTGTTCTTCGGATACACAGCACTGTAAGTAACAATATATTTAATCTGACAGGTTCACAAAGACGAAACTTATTAATATTCGTGATGCAGGAGAGAGAACAAAGATGATTCACTGAACATGGCAACTCAGAACAATGGCTGCTCTGATTCTCATACACACATGGCTGTATGgtacaaacacatgtacacacaagtATCTCAGTAACTAACAGTCATCTTTGATTTAAATATCCAAAGTCTTACCatcatttttgctttgttcatacatttttattaaatttttatcATCAATACATAATTTTTCAATATAGCACTGTAGCGGACAGATGTAAATGTGCTGAATGGATGCAGATGTGTCTAAACGTGAAATGTTATAAATAAGAAGAGTATAAAATATAGAATAACATATttgtgaaaatacacaaaaacaatatattgCATTATTTAGGTAATACATGTTATCATGAACATATCTCTGAAGCATGCCTTCAGCTTAGTCATAAAATGATTTGGTAGTGGAAGTGTCCTCTGCAAACTTGacttgttttggtgtttttaatgGAGCAGGAAACATTTAAAGTTACAGGCAGACAACTGGAAGGAAGGAAGCTGTGTTAGTGTCAGTGTAAACCCACACCCAGTGGAGATTTCCATGTTTGAAATATTgtattctttaaaaaactgaTATAATTAGGTTGCAAAGTTTATGGTTCATCACATAGTCCAATATTTCCATGTCATAAATGGAGTAGTATTGATCAGTGCATCAGTTCTAGTCTAGACTATAACAAAGGGTCAATCAATCAAAACACCCTCCCCTCTAACAAGGTTCTCCCAAGCAGGAGAGCCCATTAACCTGACATGTTTACCATTATCACTGTCTTAAAGGGGCACTGTCATGCCGCTAAATTATTATATTAGGGGAAAACTGCACCAGTAGCCCAGTAAATGCATATCGCTGATACATGCTATAATAAGGTCAAGTCGCCATTGATGACTGTGTCCACATAGGGAGAGGTGGGAGGTCACAGGGCTCTAAAACAAGAGACAAGAGTTGTTTCTTACCAGTTTCTAACCACTAGTCAGTGTTATTTTCTAGTTGTTTTCTAACCTGGTACactctttatttattatggtACCCACGAAGACAAAGATTCAGTGTATGATATTACACTGGGATGTTTTTCTGAACCACATCTGTGGTCCTGATATCAGCTGATAATATATCGCCACTGAATGGCGTGACAGCATTCAAagcttgaaaatataaaaacccATCTGCACTGCTGACTATAATAATCATGATATAAAGTACAACCTGAGCCATATGCGTTTTGttatattaatatgtttaatagTTTAGCTTTAACTGTTGCATTCCTACTTTTATAagtgtactgtgtgtttgtgtgggtcaCTGGGACAGTGGAAGGCCAGAACTGGGAGTAGATTACAGCATTTAGGATATTAAAGTGCATCTACATTAGAAAGTTTATGCTTCATTTGCCGATGTTTATAAGGACAATTCAAATTATAAAATGCTGaattttttatgtctttgttacCTGTAagtaatttaatataaatatttaatcataaCCAAGTAATTTTATGTCTAAAcatgtgtttattagtgtaCCTATGATGTCTACTGAATGATCTGCCACATGATAACTGCCTACAGAGCCAATTCATAGGTGATGCAGGGGCCTGCTAATTTCCTACATGTGATCAAGATAACAAGAGATAACAGCCACTGAATGGTGTAGTGACATGTGATGCCAAGACTCTAGCAGTCAGGAATTATGACTCTTGGATCAAACATGACAATATAGGACACAGGCAGCTACTGTTCAATTCctatattcaaaataaaataaactttgaatAGAAAATTTTTTGTCTTACTGTTAGAAATCACAAATTTGCCTCAGGAGAGGCAGTGGCTGCTGTACATATGTATAGCTCACATTACAAAAGGCTGAAATATTGGGGATTTAGTCCTTTTTAAGCCAATGAAGATAACCTTTAGTGTAAGGGTTTAATTGTTTAATCAGTAATAATGTTTCTGACTATGCCACAATACAACAGAAATACTTTACTTACTGACAAAtgatcagaaaaaaacaaacaagcttaCACATATTGTCCTAAGGGCATttaaaaatgatgcattttgtttaatttcgATGACTTGTTGTAAACAGCTCTGACAACACCACCAACTGGCATCTTCCTTGTCACTATTCAGGACAGCTGTCTGTACAGTTTCTCTTCTGATAGGCTTAGACAAAGCTTAATGCACGGTGTGCCCCAGGGGTCAACTCTCAGTAAAATCCTCTTCTCTGTGTACCTGCGACCCCTCAACCACATTATCTTTTATAGCTTTCATCACTGTTGTCAAGGCACAGATACATCTCTCATTTAATCCCAAACTACTCAATTCAAAATGCCCtgagtttaaaaaacaaacatacattgtTTAAcacttaaatgtaaaaaatactgtatgcaGAATTTGCCCAAACCTGACTGGTTCCCCCactcaaaatattaaatctgCAGTCAAAAATCTTGTCATAACAATCTGACATAGAGCACATGTTAACGAACGCTGATTCCATCAACTATGTACTCTTAATAGGAGtgattttttaacatttgacttACAAGGGATTAACAATAGCAGACCTCTACATGTTTGTATGCAAACATGCATACAGATTACAATGCCGACAACAATCACTAAAAAAATaccaacatcatcatcacacgATGTGGAGTccaatgttgtgttttgttatgttaatAAGTTCACTTGTTTTGTATTAGAGAGTTCATTCCCACTTTTATAAaccattgtttgtgtgtctgtgtgggtcaCTGGAGAGCAGCAGTGGGAGTGGATTACAGCATTTACGATATTAAAGTGCATCTGCATCCGAGAATTTATGGTCCATTTGCTGCTGTACATATGGACAGCTCACATTACAAAATGTTGtaatgtctgcatgtgtgtttttgagccTCCATTACCTATTAAGAAGATCTAGTGCTTGAGCATGTTTCTGCCACATTACAGAAATAACTGAggcttttttatgtttaactgagaatttaaatgaaatgtattcCTGTCATGTAGTGGTAAAGGTATAGTTTGATCAGATCCAgccttttaattaaatgtgcacatttcctccaattttcattttgaaaacaatgttttactaaacctaaccaagttgTTTCTGTGCTATACATCAGCTGTCATTATAGTGCTATGTCAAAAGTTCCTTGGCAGCCCCCTAGCCctatacagtagatgtttatctgatGATCTCATATAAAAACATACCCAGTAAATACAGGAAGGCATTACTGCAttattacacacactcacacacacacatccagcatGCAGTAAATTCGGATATGTGTAGTCTAACCTCTATGTTGCACACACTTTCATATCTCACTTGTCCTCCACCTCTCCCaacttcctcttctctgctgTGCCTATTCACGTTCTTCTATTGTTACGACTAAATGAAATGACCTCACCGGTCCTCTTACAATAACCTATAAACGGCAGCACACAGGCAAAAGACGACCATGGGAACCCAACAAAACAATACTGGTATTGTTTGAATGTGCAGCATGGACAGCATGGTGCTGGGCATTTTATTTGTATCCTGAAAGGATATCCTCCATCTTTCATCATCGCACTCATTATGTGACAaactatttttaacattttctcgTCTTGTGGGAGTTCAGCTGAGAGATGGTAGCAGATGTTGCTGAAGGGAAAGAAATGGGTAAATACAAGTACTTTTATAATAGTAAGGCAGACATCACCCaatgaaacagaaaagtgtacaataatgaaaacactgtgtgctCAGGTATcttgttgtgtcttttttaaatttgctcCTAGTACCTTCAAACTAGGTGAACATGAATTAGAAAACAGATTTCTTGAGTTGAGTTGCAGTTGTTAACATGAGACTTGAAATACGTCCACCCTGCTTTGCTCGGCCTTCCCTCTGGCTCCTCCGCTGTGTTTGGCTACAAGTGAGAATGCTccaaaatataataatcaaacagaaataattgaaatCGTCTGACTGGTTACAAAGGGGAGCCTCGCTCAAAAACTCTTAGATGCTAAAATCTCTCCACAGATGCTAAAAAAACGACCTCATGCAACAGACAcaagaaaaactgagaaaatgacaaacagagaggaaaaggggaGAGAACAGATTAACTGGTTAATCTTTAGACCATCAAATCTGTGATTGATCTGGGATTATGTGCTATGTTAGTGTCTTTGGTCTGATTTACAATATAAGAAAACCTGAGGCAGAATAAACAGCATAATTAACCAGATAAGAGGTAATTGGTAAGGAATAGAGATTCAGCTAATATATGTTGTGACTAATGTATCTAACAGGATGGTTACATAGCAACTCTGAACAGATTGCATTAAAGAACCACCTCTTC is part of the Anabas testudineus chromosome 14, fAnaTes1.2, whole genome shotgun sequence genome and harbors:
- the nectin1a gene encoding nectin-1a isoform X1 is translated as MESSGLWIFLITTCLFSGIDGQTVEMDDGKSGYVGSKVDLRCRFINSSPPVKISQVTWQKLVNGTKQNVAIANPSLGVSVAPPYRDRVTFRNPAVRRRTPNLEDTTINFSSLRLIDEATYICEYTTFPAGNRENTVNLTVYVRPTTQMSLSTPTLVARSSNLKTPVATCVSANGKPPGTIRWETRVPGEVSTREYRNSDGTFTVQSDYILVPSKETHKETLTCVTSYNEEVFTDSVTLDIQYEPDVSVDGFDGNWYLNRENVQLSCQADANPAVSLYQWKVINGTIPSNAEIRDNVLTFKGPVTYDMQGIYVCDATNSIGTRSGSVEVSIVDKPVPQIATSDVISVIALLLAAGVLMGITVTVLVLKIRSRKDNSSNDSPSRKLSQPIRKRPGDDIQHSGRFYEELPSTADYVSYRLACNKEDYPEPYSPPINPPLSFLPQHPYHSQSTPASSSSSSTTMSKNTFSPPSHATAIFKYPSVPGLSSPPPGVAAYTFPKEQYV
- the nectin1a gene encoding nectin-1a isoform X2 translates to MESSGLWIFLITTCLFSGIDGQTVEMDDGKSGYVGSKVDLRCRFINSSPPVKISQVTWQKLVNGTKQNVAIANPSLGVSVAPPYRDRVTFRNPAVRRRTPNLEDTTINFSSLRLIDEATYICEYTTFPAGNRENTVNLTVYVRPTTQMSLSTPTLVARSSNLKTPVATCVSANGKPPGTIRWETRVPGEVSTREYRNSDGTFTVQSDYILVPSKETHKETLTCVTSYNEEVFTDSVTLDIQYEPDVSVDGFDGNWYLNRENVQLSCQADANPAVSLYQWKVINGTIPSNAEIRDNVLTFKGPVTYDMQGIYVCDATNSIGTRSGSVEVSIVDKPVPQIATSDVISVIALLLAAGVLMGITVTVLVLKIRSRKDNSSNDSPSRKLSQPIRKRPGDDIQVPSFRTVL